One genomic window of Mesoplodon densirostris isolate mMesDen1 chromosome 14, mMesDen1 primary haplotype, whole genome shotgun sequence includes the following:
- the LOC132501411 gene encoding putative speedy protein E7: MEQRLRVLQALASSPMLAPTLGPLCSPAGSPTSHLACLHTDHQAERCHVQHTQAAQDGSPLASSSAPPEAVSEQRTRRMRGQKRKRLMDVKGGVVSSAPLALKRTSAAQDSSALASKPTSSEVVSKLKSWKKRSQRRNMWTVTHVEGTKLRINKRRSSYRAEDQEAFYRLLEDPVIQSFLKADSFLQVSDKYLLSMVVEYFGRVGLPGHLYNRIHFFLALYIASDMEEDNPTAKQSIFPFLLGREHWQHLYKKFLQLKVEFFCAMEYRAWVTRELCEEIQAQNPHHWVWSRVRPGAP; the protein is encoded by the exons ATGGAGCAGCGGCTGCGGGTGCTCCAA GCTCTGGCTTCCAGTCCAATGCTGGCTCCCACGCTCGGGCCTCTCTGCAGCCCAGCAGGCTCGCCGACCTCCCACCTAGCGTGTTTGCACACGGACCACCAGGCTGAGAG ATGTCACGTGCAACATACTCAAG CTGCTCAGGATGGGAGCCCTCTGGCCTCCAGTTCTGCCCCTCCAGAGGCTGTCTCTGAGCAGAGAACCAGGAGGATGAGaggccagaagaggaagagactgatGGATGTCAAGGGAGGTGTGGTGTCCTCAGCTCCCTTGGCCCTGAAGAGAACATCAG CCGCCCAGGACAGCAGCGCCCTGGCCTCCAAACCCACCTCCTCGGAAGTCGTCTCCAAGCTGAAGTCCTGGAAGAAGCGCAGTCAGAGGAGGAACATGTGGACCGTCACTCATGTTGAGGGAACGAAACTCAGGATCAACAAGAGAAGATCCAGTTATCGTGCAGAAGACCAAGAGGCCTTCTACCGGCTTCTGG AGGACCCTGTTATCCAGAGCTTCTTGAAAGCTGATAGTTTCCTGCAAGTGTCTGACAAG TACCTGCTCTCCATGGTGGTGGAGTACTTCGGCCGTGTCGGGCTGCCTGGTCACCTCTACAACAGGATCCACTTCTTCCTGGCCCT CTACATCGCCTCCGACATGGAGGAGGACAACCCCACGGCCAAGCAGAGCATCTTCCCGTTCCTGCTGGGCAGAGAGCACTGGCAGCACCTCTACAAGAAGTTCCTCCAGCTGAAGGTGGAATTCTTCTGTGCCATGGAGTACCGAGCCTGGGTCACCCGGGAATTGTGTGAGGAG ATCCAGGCCCAGAACCCACATCACTGGGTCTGGAGTCGGGTGCGCCCTGGCGCCCCCTAG
- the LOC132501410 gene encoding putative speedy protein E7 produces MEQRLRVLQALASSPMLAPTLGPLCSPAGSPTSHLACLHTDHQAERCHVQHTQAAQDGSPLASSSAPPEAVSEQRTRRMRGQKRKRLMDVKGGVVSSAPLALKRTSAAQDSSALASKPTSSEVVSKLKSWKKRSQRRNMWTVTHVEGTKLRINKRRSSYRAEDQEAFYRLLEDPVIQSFLKADSFLQVSDKYLLSMVVEYFGRVGLPGHLYNRIHFFLALYIASDMEEDNPTAKQNIFPFLLGREHWQHLYKKFLQLKVEFFCAMEYRAWVTRELCEEIQAQNPHHWVWSRVRPGAP; encoded by the exons ATGGAGCAGCGGCTGCGGGTGCTCCAA GCTCTGGCTTCCAGTCCAATGCTGGCTCCCACGCTCGGGCCTCTCTGCAGCCCAGCAGGCTCGCCGACCTCCCACCTAGCGTGTTTGCACACGGACCACCAGGCTGAGAG ATGTCACGTGCAACATACTCAAG CTGCTCAGGATGGGAGCCCTCTGGCCTCCAGTTCTGCCCCTCCAGAGGCTGTCTCTGAGCAGAGAACCAGGAGGATGAGaggccagaagaggaagagactgatGGATGTCAAGGGAGGTGTGGTGTCCTCAGCTCCCTTGGCCCTGAAGAGAACATCAG CCGCCCAGGACAGCAGCGCCCTGGCCTCCAAACCCACCTCCTCGGAAGTCGTCTCCAAGCTGAAGTCCTGGAAGAAGCGCAGTCAGAGGAGGAACATGTGGACCGTCACTCATGTTGAGGGAACGAAACTCAGGATCAACAAGAGAAGATCCAGTTATCGTGCAGAAGACCAAGAGGCCTTCTACCGGCTTCTGG AGGACCCTGTTATCCAGAGCTTCTTGAAAGCTGATAGTTTCCTGCAAGTGTCTGACAAG TACCTGCTCTCCATGGTGGTGGAGTACTTCGGCCGTGTCGGGCTGCCTGGTCACCTCTACAACAGGATCCACTTCTTCCTGGCCCT CTACATCGCCTCCGACATGGAGGAGGACAACCCCACGGCCAAGCAGAACATCTTCCCGTTCCTGCTGGGCAGAGAGCACTGGCAGCACCTCTACAAGAAGTTCCTCCAGCTGAAGGTGGAATTCTTCTGTGCCATGGAGTACCGAGCCTGGGTCACCCGGGAATTGTGTGAGGAG ATCCAGGCCCAGAACCCACATCACTGGGTCTGGAGTCGGGTGCGCCCTGGCGCCCCCTAG